In the genome of Anaerolineae bacterium, the window CCGTTGGCGACCTGGAAGGCAATACTGCCAAAGTAAGCGCCTACCTGGAACAGGCTAGGGCGGTTCAGGCCAATATTGTGCTCTTCCCGGAGTTAACCTTGAGCGGTTATCCGCCGGAAGACCTTTTGCTCAAACCCGGCTTTGTGGCGGCCAACCGGGCCGCCCTGGAAAGTCTGCTGCCCCACACCCACGGCCTCACCGCCATTGTGGGCTTTACGGATAAAGCCGGCGACCTGTTCAATGCCGCCGCCGTGCTGCACAACGGCCAACTGGCCGCGGTGTATCACAAATCACTGCTGCCCAACTATGCCGTTTTTGACGAAGACCGTTATTTTGCCGTGGGCGACACGCCCCTTTTATTCAACCTATCCCTGGCCCCCTCAAGCGCCGTTTGTTTTGGCGTGAGCGTGTGCGAAGACATCTGGTACCCGGCCGGCCCGCCGGAAACGCAGGCCGCTGCCGGGGCCGAACTTCTGCTCAATATTTCGGCCTCGCCCTACCAGAGCGGCAAAATCCAAAGCCGCGAACAAATGCTGGCTACCCGCGCCGCCGACAATGTGGCCATTTTGGCTTTTTGCAACCTAGTCGGCGGGCAGGATGAATTGATCTTTGATGGCAGCAGCCTGGTGCTGGACGAGCGAGGCCAGGTTCTGGCCCGAGGCCGGGCCTTTGCCGAAGAGTTGGTGCTGGCCGACGTTAATATCAGCAACGTTTTCCGGCAGCGCCTGCGCGATCCCCGGCATCGTAAGGACAGGTTGACCAAAATCCAAATAGACGCCTTTAGCCAGATTTCCCTGCCGGCCATAGAGAACGCAACGGCCAAACTGTCGCCGCTTGAGGCTTCGGTTCCGGCCGCTCATCTGGAGCCGGTGGCGGAAGTCTACCAGGCCCTGGTGCTGGGCACGCGAGATTACGTGCGCAAAAACGGATTCAGCAAGGTGACTATGGGCTTATCCGGCGGCATTGATAGTTCGTTGGTGGCCGTAATTGCCGCCGACGCCTTGGGGCCGGAGAACGTGATAGGCGTGTCTATGCCCGCGCGCTACTCCTCGGACCATTCCCAAAGCGACGCCGCCGAACTGGCCCAACGCTTGGGCATTGGTTATGAGGTGATTGCCGTTGAGCCGGTTTACCAGGCTTATCTGGACATCCTGGCCGATGTTTTTACCGGCGCCCCGCCCAACGAGGCCGAAGAGAATTTACAGAGCCGGGCGCGCGGCAACACCCTGATGGCCTTGAGCAATAAATTCGGCTGGCTGGTGCTGACCACGGGCAACAAGAGTGAAATGGCCGTGGGCTACGCCACCATTTACGGCGACATGGCCGGCGGTTTTGCCGTGATCAAAGACGTGCCCAAAACCCTGGTTTACCAGTTGTGCCGTTATCGCAACCAAATCAGCAATGTTATCCCCGAAAATGTCCTCACCAAACCCCCCTCCGCCGAACTACGGCCCGACCAAAAGGATACCGACTCCCTGCCGGAGTACGATCTGCTGGACGGCATCCTGGCCGCCTACATTGAGGATGAATACAGCGCCCGCGAGATCATCGCCCTGGGTTACGACGAGGAAACCGTGCGCCGGGTCATCCGCATGGTGGACCGCAACGAGTACAAACGCCGCCAGGCCCCGCCCGGCCCCAAAATCACCAGCAAATCCTTTGGCAAAGACCGGCGGTTGCCGATTACTAATCGGTATGTATCGGCCAGGTGGTAAAC includes:
- a CDS encoding NAD+ synthase, which codes for MTTLRIALAQINVTVGDLEGNTAKVSAYLEQARAVQANIVLFPELTLSGYPPEDLLLKPGFVAANRAALESLLPHTHGLTAIVGFTDKAGDLFNAAAVLHNGQLAAVYHKSLLPNYAVFDEDRYFAVGDTPLLFNLSLAPSSAVCFGVSVCEDIWYPAGPPETQAAAGAELLLNISASPYQSGKIQSREQMLATRAADNVAILAFCNLVGGQDELIFDGSSLVLDERGQVLARGRAFAEELVLADVNISNVFRQRLRDPRHRKDRLTKIQIDAFSQISLPAIENATAKLSPLEASVPAAHLEPVAEVYQALVLGTRDYVRKNGFSKVTMGLSGGIDSSLVAVIAADALGPENVIGVSMPARYSSDHSQSDAAELAQRLGIGYEVIAVEPVYQAYLDILADVFTGAPPNEAEENLQSRARGNTLMALSNKFGWLVLTTGNKSEMAVGYATIYGDMAGGFAVIKDVPKTLVYQLCRYRNQISNVIPENVLTKPPSAELRPDQKDTDSLPEYDLLDGILAAYIEDEYSAREIIALGYDEETVRRVIRMVDRNEYKRRQAPPGPKITSKSFGKDRRLPITNRYVSARW